TGTCGCGAAAGAGATCAGCGTGGATGGGCCCGCGCGGCAGCGCCGCGTAGTCGCTGGAAGCGGCGACATGGTTCTGATAGGCCAGCTCGGACTGGACCAGTGCGGCCTGCGCCGGCTCCAGGTGGGGCAGCACCACGGGAACGGTGGCGTTCCACCAGTCCAGGCCGCGCAGGTTGGGCTGGCTGCGCTCGTAGTCGCGCCCGGCCAGGTGCATGCGCGCCAGCATGGCGCCCACGGCGGCGCAGTGCGCGGCCGACGGCGCCAGCTGGCTCTGGCCGCGCAGCCTGGTGGCCAGGGCGGCGGGCTTGCCGGCCACGGTGTGCAGGATGGCGCCGCGCTTGTCGGCCTGCGGGTCGGGCACGGGAATGCCGGCGCGCGCCAGGTGCTGCATCAGGTGCAGGTAAAACGGCAGCTGCTCGGCCGTGAGGCGCTCGAACAGGGTGAGCACAAACTCGCCTGCCTCGCAGCTCAGGAAGTAGTTGGTGTTCTCGATGCCGCCCTGGATGCCGCGCAGCGAAAGCAGCTTGCCCAGCTGCAGGCGGCGCAGCAGGTCGCGCGCCTCCTTGTTGGAGACTTCGGTGAAGACGGCCATCGGGTGAAGAGCGGGACGGTCGGCGGGAGAGGAAAGAAGGAAGGCAGCGCGGCAGGCCCGCGCAGGCAGTGCAAGGGCGCCTAGAAGCGGCCCAGGTTCCACACGCGCGGGGCGTTCACGCTGTCGGAGTCGCCCAGGTTGCCGGGGCGCGAGCGGGCGCCGTCGCCGGCACGCACCTCGTAGGCGGGCAGGGGCGTGCCGGTCTTGGGCTGCACGGTGATGCTCTGCGTCTGCCCGCCCACGCGCAGCTCGTCCACGCGGCTGCCGGCGTCTTCCACCACGATGCGCTCGACGCGCTGGGAGCGGCGGCCGGGTTGTGCTTGCTCCTGTTCTGATAGCTGCTCACGCGCTTCAGTATTGGGCTGGAGGCTGTTTTGACCAGTATTTTGGGCCAAGGCCGGGAGGCCGGCCAGGGCCAGCAGGAGCAGGGGGGCTAGGGCGCGCATGGGGCGATTGTAGGCGGGAGCGCCCGCGGGCCCGGCCGGGCGGTCAGCGGGCGGCCTCGCCGTCCACTGCCTGCTGCACGGCGCGGTAGAACGCCTCGCGCGCCGGCAGGGCCACGGGGTCGCGCGCGCCGCCGCTCCAGTCGGCGTTGGACACGATGACCAGCTGGCGCGCCGGGTCAATGAAGATGCCCTGGCCGAAGATGCCGCGCGCGGCGAAGCTGCCGTCGTCGTACGTCCACCACTGGTAGCCGTAGCCGCGCCCCGGTACATCGATGTCAGCCTGCTTGCGCGTGGCCTGCTCCAGCCAGTCCGTGGGCAGGACGGACGTGCCCTCCGAGCGCGCGCCCTCCAGGATGAACTGGCCAAAGCGCGCGTAGTCGCGCGCGGCCGCCTGGATGCAGCAGCCGCTGATCTCCTGGCCGGTCTTGCTCAGCAGCCAGGTGCCCTGCTGCTCCATGCCGGCCGGGCGCCATACTTTCTCTTCCAGGTACTGCGCCAGCGGCTTGCCCGTGGCCTGGCTGACCAGCACGCCGACCAGGTTGGTCTCGCCGGTGCTGTAGTTCCAGCGCTCGCCGGCGGGCGCGGCGCGCGGCAGCTGGCGCATGTAGCTGACCAGCGCGTCCACGCCGGCTTCGGGCTGGTGGTTGTTGAAGCGCGCCACGTCGGATTGCGGGTCGGCGTAGTCCTCGTCCCAGGCCACGCCCGAGGTCATGGTCAAGAGCTGGCGCACGCTCACCGCGTCGTAGGCCGATCCGCGCAGGTCGGGCAGATAGTCGCTGATCTTGTCGTCCAGGCTCTTGATGAAGCCGTCTTTCAGCGCCGCGCCGGCCAGCGTGGAGGTGAAGGACTTGGCCACCGAGAAGCTGGTCCAGCGCCCGCTGCCGTCAAACCCCAGGCCGTAGCGCTCCAGCCGCAGCTTGCCGCCCTGCACGATGAGCAGGGCGGCGGCGTGCTGCGCCTGCAGGTAGGCGTCCACGTCCAGGGGCAGCGCCAGCGGCTCGCCCTGGGGCAGGGTGCGCGGCGTGCCGCTGGCGTGCATGGTGCGCCACTGGGCCAGCACGGGCAGCCGGTCCATGGCCCGAAAGGCCGCGTCGCGCTGCTCCTGCGTCCAAAACAGCAGGTCGCGGTTGGTGGGCAGCGTCTTGAGCAGGCCGCGCGTTTCCTTGTCCAGGCTGAACCAGTAGCCCACGGCCGCCGCCGTCAGAAGGGCGGCGGTGCCCAGGGCAATGCGCCCGATCCGCCCGCTCATGGCTTGCCCGGGCACTGGCCGCCCTTGCAGGGGGTGGTGAACCCGGCGATGAAGTCGCGGTAGTTCTTGCCCATGCGGCCCATTTGCTCGCAGGTGTCGCCGCGTGCATCGAAGGCGTAGCCCTGGCTGGCGCCGGCGTCCAGCAGCTCCACGCGCGCCAGCTGCCAGCGGCTGAACTCTTCGGGGTGGCGCCACTGCTCGGCGCAGATGCCGTGGTAGACCAGGCTGGCATAGGTCAGCTCGCTGATCTGGGGCTTGTCCATGACCAGGCGCAGCACGCCCTGGTTGAGCTGTGCGCTCTTGAGGCCATTGCCCAGCAGCACCTTTTGCAGGGAGGGCGGCACGTCGGTGAACTGCGGCTGGGCGGCGGTGGCCAGCGTGGCGCAGGCGGTCAGCGCGAAGGCGAGCAGGGAGCGTTTCAACATGGAGCGGGCGAGGGCGTTGCCGGGTTGGAAAAGCACCCATTGTGCCGCCGCGCGTAACGCCATCGTGTGCAAAATGCCGCCATGAGCGACCCCCAAACCCTGCTGCTGGTGGACGGTTCCAGCTATCTGTACCGCGCCTACCACGCCATGCCCGACCTGCGCGCCGTGCCGGGCGACCCGACCAGCCCCGCCACTGGTGCCATCCGCGGCATGGTCAACATGCTGGCCGCGCTGCAAAAGGAAGTGCCCGCCGCCTACGCCGCCTGCATCTTCGACGCCAGCGGTCCCACCTTCCGCGACGCGCTGTACGGCGACTACAAGGCCAACCGCGCCGCCATGCCCGATGACCTGCGCGCGCAGGTCGCGCCCATCCACGAGGTGGTGCGCCTGCTGGGCTGGCCGCTGCTGTGCATCAAGGGCGTGGAGGCGGACGACGTGATCGGCACGCTGGCCCGGCACGCGGCCGCGCGCGGCCTGCGCGTGGTGATCGCCAGCGGCGACAAGGACCTGTCGCAGCTGGTGGACGAGCGCGTCATGGTGGTGGACACCATGAGCGGCAAGCGCCGCGACGTGGCCGGCGTGACGGCCGAGTTCGGCGTGCCGCCTTCGCTGATGGTGGACTTCCAGACGCTGGTGGGCGACGCCGTGGACAACGTGCCCGGGGTACCGAAGGTCGGGCCCAAGACGGCCGCCAAGTGGCTGGCGGAGCACGGCTCGCTGGACGCACTGATTGCCAACGCCCACACCATCAAGGGCGTGGCCGGTGAGAACCTGCGCGGCGCGCTGCCCTGGCTGCCTACGGGGCGCCAGCTGGTCACCATCAAGACCGACTGCGACCTGTCGGATGCCCTGGCGGGCTTTCCGGACGCTATTGATTCGATAGCTGTCGGCGCACAGCAGACGGGCGCTTTGCGCGATTTTTATGAAAGGTATGGCTTTCGCACGCTGGCTCACGCGCTGCAGGCCGGCCCGGACGGGGCGACACCTGCCCAAGCCGGCGAAAGCGCCACCGCCGTCGCCGAGGCCGCGCAGCAGCGCGAGGTGCGCTACGAGACCCTTTTGGACTGGGAGCAGTTCGAGCAGTGGCTGGCGCGCATCCAGGCTGCGCCGCTGGTGGCGCTCGATACCGAAACCACGTCGCTGGACGAGCTGCGCGCGCGCATCGTCGGCCTGAGCTTCAGCGTGGAGCCGGGCAGCGCTGCCTACATCCCGCTGGCGCACGACGGCCCGGGCGCGCCCGAGCAGCTGCCTTTGGATGAAGTGCTGGCGCGCCTCAAGCCCTGGCTGGAAGACCCGGCCGCGCCCAAGCTGGGCCAGCACGTCAAGTACGACCGCCACGTGCTGGCCAACCACGGCATCGAGGTGCGCGGCTACGTGCACGACACCATGCTGCAAAGCTACGTGCTGGAGGTGCACAAGCCGCACGGGCTGTCCAGCCTGGCCGAGCGCCACACCGGCCGCACCGGGCTGACCTACGAAGACCTGTGCGGCAAGGGCGCCAAGCAGATCCCGTTTTCGCAGGTGGCGGTGGAGCAGGCGGCGGCCTATGCCTGCGAAGATTCCGACCAGACGCTGGACGTGCACCGCGTGCTGTGGCCGCAGCTGGAGGGCGAGCCGAAACTGCGCACCATCTATGAGCTGGAGATCGCCTGCAGCGAGACGCTGTTTCGCATCGAGCGCAATGGCGTGCTGATCGACGCCGGCGCCCTGGCTGCGCAAAGCCGCGACCTGGGCCAGCGCATCGTGGCGCTGGAGACGCAGGCCTACGAAATCGCCGGCCAGCCGTTCAACCTGGGAAGCCCCAAGCAGCTGGGCGAGATCTTCTTCGACAAGCTGGGCATGCCGGTCATCAAGAAGACCGCCACCGGCGCGCGCTCGACGGACGAGGAGGTGCTGGAAAAGCTCGCCGAGGACTACCCGCTGCCCGCCACGCTGCTGGAGCACCGGTCCTTGTGCAAGCTCAAGGGCACCTACACCGACAAGCTGGGCCAGCTGGCCGATCCGCGCACCGGCCGCGTGCACACGCACTATGCGCAGGCCGTGGCGGTCACAGGCCGACTGTCCAGCAACGAGCCCAACCTGCAGAACATCCCCATCCGCACAGCGGAAGGCCGGCGCATCCGCGAGGCCTTTGTTGCCCCGCCCGGACGCCTGATCGCCAGCTGCGACTACAGCCAGATCGAGCTGCGCATCATGGCGCACATCAGCGGCGACGAGGCGCTGCTGGCCGCCTTCACCCACGGTCTGGACGTGCACCGCGCCACGGCCGCCGAGGTGTTCGGCGTGGGGCTGGATCAGGTGAGCAGCGAGCAGCGCCGCTACGCCAAGACCATCAACTTCGGCCTGATCTACGGCATGAGCAGCTTCGGCCTGGCCAAGAGTCTGGGCATCGGCACGGCGGCGGCCAAGAACTACATCGACCGCTACTTCGAGCGCTACCCCGGCGTGAAGCGCTACATGGACCTGACGCGACTGGAAGCCAAGGAGCGCGGCTTCGTCGAGACGGTGTTCGGCCGCCGCCTGGTGCTGCCCGAGATCAATTCGCCCAACGGCCCCCGGCGCGCCGCCGCCGAGCGCGCCGCCATCAATGCGCCCATGCAGGGCACGGCCGCCGACCTGATCAAGATGGCCATGGTGCAGGTGCAGCAGGAGCTGGACCGTGAGCGGCCCGAGGTGCTGATGGTCATGCAGGTGCACGACGAACTGGTGTTCGAGCTGCCCGAAGGCGAGCGCGAGTGGGTGCGAACGGAAGTCCCGCGCATCATGGCCGAGGTGGCGCAGCTCAAGGTGCCACTGTTGGCGGAAGTGGGTTTTGGCAGCAACTGGGACGAGGCGCACTGAGGGTGCGAACGCCCGTTGGGGCTACGGCGCCGGGCCCTGGCGCCGAGCGGTCGCCCGTTGGCTGCAGCCCGCTGCTCCAGGTGGACGGTAGTACATTCAGGAGCCCTGCCCGCCGGTAGGCCTGTGGGGACGAATGTTTCGTCACCACCCGCTATCCGATGGAGAGCAGCACAACCGAGGGACAGAAGAGATGATTCATTTTTCCGACATCGTGAGCGGCGCGCTGCAAGGCGAACAGCAGGCCACCGTGCTCCAGCAATGGCTGCAGGCCGCGTCGGCTGCCGGCCTGCAAAAGACCAAAGCGATGGAAGGCGAGGCCCAGGCCATCGCGAACGCGCTCGGACAGGCACTGCGCTCCGGCGCCCGGGTGGATGCATTCGGCGAAAGCGCATGGGCGGAACTGCACCAGGTGCTGGCCGACCTGTCGCGCTCGCGCGCGGCTCAGGGGCAAAGCGCCGGCGACACCAGCGTGTTCGTGCTGGCACTCAAGAAGCCCTTGCTGGACGTGCTCCAGCGCGAGCTTTCCGGAGCCGATGCCGCCGCCGTGGCGTCTTCGTTTTGGGAACTGACCCAGATGGTGGACCGCATGGCCCAGCTGACGGCTACGACGTTTCAGAAAGCCCGCGAGGACATCATCGTGCGCCAGCAGGAGGAACTGCTGGAGCTGTCCACCCCGGTCGTCAAGCTGTGGGAGGGCGTGCTGGCCGTGCCGATGATCGGCACGCTGGACAGCAACCGCACGCAGGTGGTGATGGAAACGCTGCTGCAAAGGATCGTGGAGACAGGTTCGGAGCTGGCCATCATCGACATCACGGGCGTGCCCACCGTGGACACTCTGGTGGCGCAGCACCTGCTCAAGACGGTCACCGCCATCCGCCTCATGGGGGCCGACTGCATCATCAGCGGCATCCGTCCCCAGATCGCGCAGACCATCGTGCACCTGGGCATCGACCTGCAGGGCATCGTGACCAAGGCCACGCTGGCCGACGCCCTCGCGGTGGCGATGCAGCAGTCCGGCTGGCAGGTCACGCGCAAGGCCTGAGGAGCATCCATGGAGCGTATTCCGATCCTGCGCATGGGCGAAACCCTGCTGGTCACCATCCAGGTGGACATGCAGGACCAGACCGCCCTGGCGCTTCAGGAGGACCTGGCCGAGCGCATCGCCAAGACGGGCGCCAGCGGCGTGATGATCGACATCTCGGCCCTGGAGATCGTCGATTCGTTCGTCGGGCGGATGCTGGCCAGCATCTCGGGCATTGCACGCATCCTGTCAGCGACGACGGTGGTGGTGGGCATGCAGCCCGCGGTGGCCATCACGCTGGTGGAACTCGGGCTCTCCCTGGAGGGCGTGAAGACGGCTCTCGACGTGGAGCGCGGCATGGCACTGCTGCGCCAGGCGAGCGGGGAGAGCAGCTTTGTCAGTTGACACTTCCGGCTCGCTGCCGCTGGCGTCCGAGCAGCACATCGTTGCCAGCCGCCAGGTCGTGCGCCAGCTGTGCCAGCAGATCAAGCTGTCGCTGGTCGAGCAGACCAAGATGATCACGGCGGCAAGCGAGCTGTCGCGCAATACGCTCATCCACGGCGGCGGGGGCAGCATGCACTGGGAGCTTCTCGAGCGTGACGGGCGCAGTGGCCTCAGGCTCTGCTTTGAGGACCGCGGCCCGGGCATCCCCGATCTGAAGCTGGCCATGTCCGACGGCTGGACGTCCGGCTCCGGCATGGGCCTGGGCCTGCCCGGCAGCAAGCGGCTGGTGAGCGACTTCGAGATCGACACCGTGCCGGGGCAGGGGACACGCGTGAGCATCACCAAGTGGAAGTGATCCGTGGCTGGAGCCACCGCTCCTTTCAGATCACCGATCCGAGCTGCGTAGGCGAGGCCCGGCGATTTTGTGCCAAGGCCGTGCAGCACTGGGGCTGGGCAGATGCCGATGCGGGCCGGCTGGCCCTCATCGTGACCGAGCTGGGCACCAATTTGCAGCGCCACGCCAAGGGCGGCGCGCTGTGGATCGCCATCAAGGAGCAGCTCCGTGAGGTGGAGGTGCTGGCGCTGGACAACGGTCCCGGAATTGCCGATGTGACGCGGGCGCTGCAGGATGGGGTGTCCACCGGCTCCGGTTCACCGGGCACCGGCCTGGGCGGCATCCGCCGGCTGGCCGATGATTTCGACCTGTACTCCGCTGCCAACGGTACCCTGTGCCTGGCGCGTGTGCGCGCGTCCGGGCAGGCCACCGTGGGTTGTCCCGCTGTGGGCGCCGTGAGCCTGTGCGCTCCCGGCGAGATCGTATGCGGCGATGCCTGGGCCTTTGCGCAGGGCGACGCGGGCGAGGTGGCGCTGCTGGTGGCCGATGGGCTGGGCCACGGGGTGCATGCCGCCGAGGCGGCGCAGGCGGCCGTCGACGTGTTTGCGCAAGCGCCATTTGCTTCGCTGGAAGCGAGCATGCACGAGACCCACGCCGCGCTGCAGACCACGCGCGGCGCGGCACTGTTCCTGCTGCGCCTGGAGGCCCCGACGCAGGTGCGCCATACCGGGGCGGGCAACGTACTGGGCCGCCTGCTGTCGGGCGTCGCGGACCGCACGCTGCTGACCCAGCACGGCACGGCCGGCGTACAGGTGCGCAGGCCTGAGATCTCCTGCACCGAGCTGCCCGCGCACGGGGTGGCGGTGCTGTACAGCGACGGCGTGATATCGCGCTGGAAGAGCGACGAACTTCACCCCTTGCTGTCGCGCGATCCAGCCCTGCTGGCCGCCGCAATCTGCTGGCGGCATGGACGTGGACGGGACGACGCCACGGTGGTCGTTTTCAAACCAGGAGACGGGCTTGACTGAGATGGTTCCAACGCAGGCGCCGGGCGCCGACGCCGAGGCGCTGCGCCAGGAGGTGGAGGCCCTGCGCGCAGAGGTCGAGGAGACCAACCGCGGCGTCGTGGCGCTGTATGCCGAACTCGACCAGCAGGCCGAGCAACTGCAGCAGGCCACGCAGCTCAAGAGCCGGTTCCTGTCGTACATGAGCCATGAGTTCCGCACGCCCATCGGGGCCGCGCTCAGCATCACCCGGCTGCTGCTCGACCGGGTGGACGGGCCGCTGACGGGCGAGCAGGAGCGGCAGGTGAAGTTCATCGAAAGCACCTGCCAGGAGTTCTCCAACATGGTGGACGACCTGCTGGACTTGGCGAAGATCGAGGCAGGCCGGCTGGACATATCGCCCGCATGGTTCGAGATGATGGACCTGTTCGTCGCGCTGCGTGGAATGTTCAAGCCTATCCTGGCGAACGCGGAGTTGAACCTGGTGTTCGAGGATCCGCAGGGCCTCACGCGGCTCTATACCGATGACCGCAAGCTCTCGCAGATTCTGCGCAACTTCATCTCGAACGCGCTGAAGTTCACGCCCCACGGAGAGGTGCGCGTGGCCGCGCGGACTGAAGGGGACGGCATGGTGCGCTTTTCCGTATCCGATACCGGCATCGGCATTGCGCAGGAGCACTTGGCGCATCTGTTCAATGATTTTTCCCAGGTGGACTCGCCCATCCAGAAGCGGTTGCGGGGCACCGGGCTGGGCCTGGCGCTGAGCCGGCACCTTTCGACTCTTCTAGGCGGCTATGTGGAAGCCCAGAGCGAGCTGGGCCGTGGTTCTGTCTTCTCGGTGGTGGTTCCGATAGAGTGGGATGCTTCGGCGCCCCGTTGACCCGCTTGGCCTATGTCTACATCCGGCTTCGTCTCTCTTTCCATCGATCGCGGCAGGCACACCGTGCTGGTGGTCGATGACAACCCTGCAACGCGCTACTCCACATCGCGGGTGTTGAAGGCCGCGGGTTTTCAGACCCTGGAAGCGGAAACGGGTGGGGCCGCCATTGCCATGGCGCACGAGAACATCTCTGCCGTGGTGCTGGACGTGCATTTGCCGGACATGGATGGCTTCGAGGTGTGCCGCGTGCTGCGCGCCGATCCCCGGACGGCGTTCACCCCCGTCATTCACCTGTCAGCCGCCTATGTGGAGAGCGCGCACAAGATCGCGGGCCTGAACGCAGGCGCCGATGCCTACATGGTGCATCCGGCAGAGCCGGCCCTGCTGGTGGCCACGCTGCAGGCGCTCATCCGGGCACGCATGGCGGAGGAGCGCGTACGCGACAGCGAAAAGCAGTTCCGCGCCATCTATGACAAAGCGCCCGTGGCCATCATGCTGGTGGATGCCGAGGGGCGCTTTGCGGATGTGAACCCCCAAGCCGAGGAGCTGTTCCAAAGGAGCCGGGCCGAGCTGATGGGTACCGAGATCGCAGCCCTGGCGCCCCACTCGTGGGCGGACGTCGTCAAGAAGCGCTTCCAGGACAACGGCACTTCGTCGTGGGAGGCGGAGTTTCCGCTGCTCAAGGCCGATGGCCGCGAGATGATGCTCAACTGGACCATGTCGGACCACGTCGAGCCGAGCCTGCACATCGGCATCGTGACGGATCTGACCGAGCGCAGGGATTTCGAGCAGCGGCGCCAGGACCTGCTGGAGCGCGAGCAGGCTGCCCGGGTGCTGGCCGAGCGGCACAGCCGCACCAAGGACGATTTCGTGGCCGTGCTGTCGCACGAGCTGCGCACCCCCCTGACCCTCATCACCGGCTGGGTGCACATGATGCGCCGCGCCAACGGCACGCCGGAAACCGTGACGCGCGGCCTGGATGCCATCGAACGCGGCGCCAAGGCGCAGGGGCGCATCATCTCGGACATCCTCGATGTCTCCCGCCTGGCGTCGGGCAAGCTGCGCCTGCACAGGGAGTGGGCCAACCCCCTGGAGCTGGTGCGCACTTCCCTGGATGCGCTGCAGGACCAGGCCCTCGACAAGGGCGTTGAGCTGAAGGTCGAGTCCAGCGGCGCCGAAATGCCCGCGTGGCTGGATACGACGCGGTTTCAGCAGATCGTCTGGAACCTCACCACCAACGCCATCAAATTTTCCAAGTGCCCGGGAGTCGTCACTTTGCGGCTCGCCCGTGCCGAGGATGAGTTGATGCTCACCGTGCAGGACCAGGGTTGCGGGATTGACGCGGCATTCCTGCCTTTCCTTTTTGACCGCTTCACGCAAAACGACACGCCAGGCAACCGCGCCCACGGCGGCCTGGGTCTGGGCATGTCGATAGTTAAGCACCTGTCAGAGCTGCATGGCGGCACCGTCCGTGCCTACAGCGAGGGTGTGGACAGAGGTACCCTGATGACCGTCCGCCTGAACGTGGCCCACAAGGAAGGGGCGGCTGCAGAGCAAAAGAGTGAGACGTCCCTCCAGCAGGAAGGGCGTCTTCTTCGCGGCAGGGACATTCTGATCGTCGAGGACAACCTGGACACCGGCGAGATGCTGAAGGTGGTTCTGGCGGATGAAGGGGCAAAGGTTCGGCTCGCGTCGGACTATGAATCCGCCCTGCGCGAATTCCAGGCCGCATGGCCTGAGCTGCTGGTCAGCGATATCGGCCTGCCCGGACGTGACGGCTACGACCTCATCACGACGGTGCGCCAGTGGGAGCGAGAGTCCGGCAAGTCGCCCATCCGCGCCATCGCGCTTACCGCGTTCGCGCGCCCGCAAGACCGCGAACATGCGCTGGCGGCAGGCTTCAACCGCCACCTGGACAAGCCTTTGCAACCCCACGTGCTGATCAACGCCTTGGTGAGCGAGTGACCCGAGGGCTCGAACAGGTGCTGGCTCACCCTCGTGCGTGCAACCGACCGGAACATGGCATGGCGCCTGCACAGGTCTGTGCCATCAGCTTGGCCGCAGAACGCAGGCCGCAGATTTTCCAGCAGCCCGGCCCCAGTGCCGCGGCGAGGCCTGGCACCATGAAAGTCATCCGCTCCCGCGACTTCACGGCCGACCGCCCCTGGGGCGCTCTGGACATCGCCAACATGAACGGCGTCACCACGCGGCTGCACTGGACGGACCAGCCTTACCGCTGGCACGTCAACGATGGCGAGGAAGTGTTCGCCGTGCTCGACGGGCGCGTGGAGATGCGCTGGCGCGACGGTGGCCAGGAGCAGCGCGCCGTGCTAGAAACAGGCGACGTGTTCCATGCCCGGGTGGGTACCGAACACGTGGCGCACCCGATCGGCGCGGCGCGCGTGCTGGTCGTGGAGCGCGAGGGCACCGTGTGAGCGCGGTGCCCGCGTTTCCTTGTCCACCCCCTTGAAAGAATTTCCATGATCGATCACACCGGCGTCGCCGTGCGCGACTTCACGGCCAGCCGTGCGTTCTACACGCAGGCGCTGGCGCCGTTGGGCTATGGCCTGCTGGCGGAATTCACCGCCGCCGTGACCGGACACACCGACGTGGCCGGCTTTGGCGAGCACGGCAAGCCGGGCTTCTGGATCAGCCGCGGCACACCCAACCAGCCGCCCGTCCACGTGGCGATCCGCGCCGGCTCGCGCGCCATGGTGGACGCCTTCCACCAGGCGGCCCTGGCCGCGGGCGGCAGGGACAATGGCGCGCCTGGGCTGCGCCCGCACTACCACCCGCATTACTACGGCGCCTTCGTTCTGGACCCGGACGGGCACAACATCGAAGCCGTCTGCCACGAGGCGCCGTGAGCGCATGCGGCCGTGTGCGACAGGTGCGCTGAGCGCCCAGGCCGCGCTACTGGCGCCCCGCCCACGCCCATCGCACAGCTCACGCCTGCAGACGCGGCGCTCCACTGAACCCTGGCGCTGCTGCGCGCCTGCGCGCACAATCCCGCTGCATTCGCCTCCTCATCCGAGGAGCGCGCGGCGCAGCCGCTCGCCTGGTGGCGCCAGCGCCTGTCCGGGGCCGCAAAGCGGCGGCGTGGCATTCGGGGCGCGGCGCGGCAACGAGCCGGGTGGCTCGCTCACGCTGGTGTTCTCAAGCCGCGCCAAGACCCGGCACAAGAGTGGGTAGGGCTTCCTGTTTGTGCGGCAGAAATGGCACGGCTGCGGCGCCGGGCGCCAGCTGTCGAAGCCGCCCTGAATTAGCTACGCCCGCACCAGCCGGGCATCACCGTGGCCGCCCGCACCGTGACCGAGGACAACGCGCCTGCGCATGCCGTGTACGAGTGCGCAGGTTTTCTCGCCTTTGGCACCGAGCCCATTGCGCTGCGTATGCCCTTGGTCTATCTGGGCAAGGAGCACATGGGGCGCCTGCTGCATGCGGACACCAGCGCGGCACCTTCGGTGTGGGCCATTGTCCGCCCGCACCTGCCCCATCCACCACGCAGCTATTTCACCGGAAAACCCTGCGCAGGCGCGTCCCGCATGACCTTGTCCGGCGTCATGGGCGTGCTGCGCAGGCGCTTGCCGGTGGCGTGGTAGATGGCATTGGCGATGGCGGCCGCTGTCCCTACGATGCCGATCTCGCCCACGCCCTTGGCGCCGATGCGGCTGACGATGCGGTCGTCCTCGTGCACGAAGATCACGTCGATGTCAGGCACGTCGGCGTTGGCTGCGACGTGGTATTCGGCCAGGTTGTGGTTCATGAAGCGGCCCAGGGCGTGGTCGGTGTGCGTCTCCTCATGCAGCGCCTGGCTGATGCCCCAGACCACGCCGCCGGAGACCTGGCTGCGCGCCGTGCGGGCGCTGATGATGCGCCCGGCCGCCACGGCGCTGACCACGCGCGTGACGCGCACCGTGCCCAGCTCCTCGTCCACGCAGACCTCGCAGAACACGGCCGAGTGCACGGCGCGGATGTATTTCTTCTGCTGGAGCACATTGGGCAACAGCAGATATTTCACGTCGATCTCGCTTTTGCCCGCGAGGGACAGCAGCTGCGTGTAGGGCAGGGCGACCTCGGGGCGCATGCGCAGACGGACGGCGCCACCCGTGAACTCCACCTGTTTGAAGCTTGCGCTCTCAAAGCCCCCGCCTTCCACCTTGCGTGCCAGCTGCCACAGAGCGCGCTGGATTTTCTCGCAGGCGCCGGTCACGGCCGAGCCCACGGTGGCCATGTGCGACGAGCCGCCCTCGATAGGCGCCACGGGCAGGTTGGAGTCGCCCAGCACGAAG
The DNA window shown above is from Pulveribacter suum and carries:
- a CDS encoding sensor histidine kinase, with translation MVPTQAPGADAEALRQEVEALRAEVEETNRGVVALYAELDQQAEQLQQATQLKSRFLSYMSHEFRTPIGAALSITRLLLDRVDGPLTGEQERQVKFIESTCQEFSNMVDDLLDLAKIEAGRLDISPAWFEMMDLFVALRGMFKPILANAELNLVFEDPQGLTRLYTDDRKLSQILRNFISNALKFTPHGEVRVAARTEGDGMVRFSVSDTGIGIAQEHLAHLFNDFSQVDSPIQKRLRGTGLGLALSRHLSTLLGGYVEAQSELGRGSVFSVVVPIEWDASAPR
- a CDS encoding ATP-binding protein → MEVIRGWSHRSFQITDPSCVGEARRFCAKAVQHWGWADADAGRLALIVTELGTNLQRHAKGGALWIAIKEQLREVEVLALDNGPGIADVTRALQDGVSTGSGSPGTGLGGIRRLADDFDLYSAANGTLCLARVRASGQATVGCPAVGAVSLCAPGEIVCGDAWAFAQGDAGEVALLVADGLGHGVHAAEAAQAAVDVFAQAPFASLEASMHETHAALQTTRGAALFLLRLEAPTQVRHTGAGNVLGRLLSGVADRTLLTQHGTAGVQVRRPEISCTELPAHGVAVLYSDGVISRWKSDELHPLLSRDPALLAAAICWRHGRGRDDATVVVFKPGDGLD
- a CDS encoding cupin domain-containing protein, coding for MKVIRSRDFTADRPWGALDIANMNGVTTRLHWTDQPYRWHVNDGEEVFAVLDGRVEMRWRDGGQEQRAVLETGDVFHARVGTEHVAHPIGAARVLVVEREGTV
- a CDS encoding response regulator; the encoded protein is MSTSGFVSLSIDRGRHTVLVVDDNPATRYSTSRVLKAAGFQTLEAETGGAAIAMAHENISAVVLDVHLPDMDGFEVCRVLRADPRTAFTPVIHLSAAYVESAHKIAGLNAGADAYMVHPAEPALLVATLQALIRARMAEERVRDSEKQFRAIYDKAPVAIMLVDAEGRFADVNPQAEELFQRSRAELMGTEIAALAPHSWADVVKKRFQDNGTSSWEAEFPLLKADGREMMLNWTMSDHVEPSLHIGIVTDLTERRDFEQRRQDLLEREQAARVLAERHSRTKDDFVAVLSHELRTPLTLITGWVHMMRRANGTPETVTRGLDAIERGAKAQGRIISDILDVSRLASGKLRLHREWANPLELVRTSLDALQDQALDKGVELKVESSGAEMPAWLDTTRFQQIVWNLTTNAIKFSKCPGVVTLRLARAEDELMLTVQDQGCGIDAAFLPFLFDRFTQNDTPGNRAHGGLGLGMSIVKHLSELHGGTVRAYSEGVDRGTLMTVRLNVAHKEGAAAEQKSETSLQQEGRLLRGRDILIVEDNLDTGEMLKVVLADEGAKVRLASDYESALREFQAAWPELLVSDIGLPGRDGYDLITTVRQWERESGKSPIRAIALTAFARPQDREHALAAGFNRHLDKPLQPHVLINALVSE
- a CDS encoding VOC family protein — its product is MIDHTGVAVRDFTASRAFYTQALAPLGYGLLAEFTAAVTGHTDVAGFGEHGKPGFWISRGTPNQPPVHVAIRAGSRAMVDAFHQAALAAGGRDNGAPGLRPHYHPHYYGAFVLDPDGHNIEAVCHEAP